The DNA sequence AAAGCTTTTTCACCAGATTCATCAGTTAAGATCCATCCTGAATTATTTTTTTCTGAAATTTTTAAAGTTTGAGTTTTTCCGAGTTGCATGAATGATTAAATTAGTCTGCAAAGGTACGGAAATATAAAATGACTCACTGATAAATAATTTCTTCAACATCTATTTCCAAATAAAGAAACCAATTTTCTTTAGATAAAACCATTACATTTGACTGATGCTAAATCTCCAAATATGAAATCATATTATTTCTTACTTCTTGTACTTTCTTTTACAGCAGTACAATCACAGGTATTTGATAGAATGGCCTTCAGTACAGCCTATCGATATACTGGAAGAAATGTGATACAAGGTGGATTATCATATAAAATGAATAACTCAACAAATCAATCTTTGATTTTGGGAACATCTGTATTATATTCTTCTGTAGATGGTGAAGCTAAATTTTTGCCTGAAGCCAGTTTTTATTATACGAATAGAATGGGACATTTATTTGGAGTTTCTTTAAATCCATATTCTATAGAACCAAGAATAGGTCTTTCACTTTTTAATTTTATGAACATCAATACAGGCTTTGCCCTGCCCATTCATAAAGAAAAATATTTTAAGGGAATTACCTTCGGTATACAATTTAATATCGCTCCGGTAAAATCATCTCAATTTTATGAGAAAATGAAATTGATGCAATAAAAAAGAGAAGCAAAATGCTTCTCTTTTATTTATTTTGATTTTGATATAAAGTCCATCAATTCCCGTTTGCTGCTATCAAAATCAAATGCATCATATACAATAAAGTATTTTTCTCTATCTGCACACTTACTATACAATGATTTTGCTAAATTCAATTTGTTCTTATCGAAGCTTAGAGATTTTACGAGACTACCAATTTGTTGGGAGGTAAATGAAGTGGTTCGGCTTTGTTGATTGATGAAAGACAGTTTATCTTCATCGAAACTTGCATTTTTCTTAAGCATATCAAAAAACTGACTGAAGGTACTTGCGTTCATTACATTAAAATTGTTTCCCACCCCTAGATTATCCCAATCATTTCCATGGTTTCCGTAGGGATCATTCCAAATATCATTCCAGTCATTAAAGCCATAAGACTGACTCTTAACCGGATAGGAATCCAGCAAATACAAACCATAATTGGTGAAAAAGTCCAATACCAATCTGTTATTGTTTCGAACCACTAAAGTAGTCCTGTAAATAAGATATCCCTGATCATAAATAGCTATTGGAATTCTTCCTGATCTAAGGTCAAAAAAACGGTATTTTCCGGAACCATTAGCAATCGTCTGATCTCCAAGTTCCACTGTAAAGTATCCCTGCTCTGGGATTCTTAGAAATACCTCAGCATAGCCATAGTTCTGATTCCATTGATAATCCGGATTTCTGAAACCACTATTTTTATTATTCTGATTTCTAAAACCTGAATTATTTTGGGTATTAGTCTTATTTTCAAAACCATTCGTTCTGGAGGATTGCATTTCTGTTTTTGAAGCTTCATTCTTTAAAAGTTCACCAGCCTTCCCTGCTTCCTGAGCAAATGAATAAACTCCTCCGAATAACATTAAACCAATAAATATATTTTTCATTTATTTTTACTTTTATATGTGCATCTCTATTTCCATGCCAAAAAAAAAGAGAACCCAAAAAATTGGGTTCTCTTTTACTATTTTAATCTTGAAATTTTTTAATCTTTCAATACATATTACATATGAATAGGTCTCTTACCTGTAGCATCCAATGCAGCTTCTTTGATCGCTTCCGCATAAGTTGGGTGAGCGTGAGAACTTCTTGCAACATCTTCAGCACTTGCACGGAATTCCATCGCAATAACTCCTTCTGCAATTAAGTCAGCAGCTCTTGCTCCGATGATGTGCATTCCTAAGATCTCATCTGTTTTCTCATCAGCAATAATTTTAACCAAACCATCAATATCACCACTTGCACGGCTTCTTCCTAGTGCTCTCATCGGGAATGAACCTACTTTAATAGCAACACCTTCTTCTTTTAATTGCTCTTCAGTTTTACCAACCCCAGAAACTTCAGGCCATGTATAAACAACACCAGGAATTAAGTTATAATTGATATGTGGCTTTTGACCAGCTAAAGTTTCAGCAACAAATACTCCTTCTTCTTCAGCTTTATGAGCTAGCATAGCACCTTTGATAACGTCTCCGATTGCGTAAATATTAGCCACATTAGTCTGTAAATGATCATTTACCTTTACTCTTCCTCTTTCATCCAGTTCTACACCAGCTTTTTCAAGACCAAGACCATCTGTATAAGGTTTTCTACCAACTGATACTAAACAATAATCTCCTTCTACAACTACCTCCTCACCTTTCTTATCTTTAGCTGTAATTTTTACAGAATCTCCATTTCTTTCTACTGCAGAAACCGCTGTTGAAAGCATGAACTTCATTCCTTGTTTTTTAAGAACCTTCAATAATTCTTTACTTAAAGCTCCATCCATTCCTGGAATGATCTTATCCATAAATTCAACTACAGTTACCTGAGCTCCTAATCTTAGGTAAACGGAACCTAATTCAAGACCGATAACACCTCCTCCGATTACTACTAAATGCTTAGGAATCTCTTTAAGGTTTAATGCTTCTGTAGAAGTAATTACTCTTTCTTTATCAAGGCTTATGAATGGTAATGATGAAGGTTTAGAACCAGTAGCAATAATTGTATATTTTGATTCAATGCTTTCTGAAGAACCATCTTTCTTACTGATCTTAATCTGGGTAGCAGATTCAAAGCTTCCAACTCCTTCAAAAACAGTAATTTTATTTTTGCTCATCAGATAGTTGATACCGTCTGTATTTTGCTTTACTACTTCATTTTTACGCTCGATAATTCTTGCAATATCTACTTGAGGGTCATTAATAATGATTCCGTGGCCAGCAAAATTATGCTTTGCATTTTCGAAATGCTCAGAACTATCTAAAAGTGCTTTTGAAGGAATACATCCAACGTTAAGACAAGTTCCGCCTAAAGTTGAATATTTTTCAATAATTGCTGTTTTGAAGCCTAATTGTGCAGCACGAATTGCAGCAACATAACCACCAGGACCAGAACCGATTACGGTAACATCGAATTGACTCATGTTATTTTATGAATTTGTTATTATTATCTATCTTAAGTCTTACAAATTTAATGATAAATTACCAAGCACCAAAGTGAGTTTTATCAATTTTGAAATCAAAAAAATTCAAATACTTTAACGTAGTTATCAATCTAGCTGTAATCTCCCCTTGCCAATAGTTCCTGTGTTTTCAAAAAACGAACCTCCATAAACGTACCATTCAAGACTTTCAAGGTATTCCACAGCATTTTCCGGGGTTATTTGTAAACGGTCTTTTTTGGAAACAATTCCTTTGTACCATCTTCCTGATTTTGAATAATGCTCATATTCAACAAAATAGTGGATCCATATTCTTTGACATAACTTGCACTGTTGAATTGTTACTTCTCCATGTCTTCCTTTATTATGATCTATACCTAGTTCTGAACTTCTATATTCAGTATAATTGTGGTCAGGTCTTTCACAAATACACCCAATTTTAGGAATCATTTTCATTTTGTTCTTATTTGAAGTTCAAAAATAATAAAAACGCGTCAAGCAGAAAGTACTCTCAAAAGTATATTATCATAAGAATCTACTTTTTTTTTCCAAAAAGTATTCATTAAGTCTAATATTCTGAATGAACAAATATTACAGCGAAGCCCCTGAATAAAATGTCTGAATAGATTATTATCTCTTTTTCTTCTTAAATAATTACAATACCCTACTTTCTTCAGACGGATATAAATTTTAATATTAAAAAGTATCATTATCAACGTCAGCAAAAAAGATGGCAAAATCTGACTATAAGGTAATAATCTGAATTTTTTTTTGGAAAGCAATAATTCTACACACATTAATGCAATAACAATCGCTAAAAAACAATGCTTACCAATATCATATCCCTCGCAAGATCATTTTTTTACCTATTTTTTCAAGAATTGTATATTTTCTTCATTCCCCTCTTTTAGGTAAATAGCTGTGAAGATGAGAGCCTTTTCCTTAGATCCGTTGTCAAAATGAAGGATCGTTTTATTTTTGGGTTCATAGAATGTATCTCCTTCATGAAGAACAGTTTTTTCCTGTCCCTCAATCTGAAAAATAGCCTCCCCAGATTTTATTATTCCTAATACAGGACATGGATGAAGATGTTTTGGAGCATTTTGTCCCACGTTCATCGTTATTTCTTGCATTTGAACTGACCCAACTTTTTGGTCAAGTGAAGTATTCAACAATTCTTTTCTGGTTATCTGATTTTGCTGAGCAGTAAGTACAGCAGAATTCAACAGTAAAATAAGGATTCCTATTGTTTTAATTAAATCTTTCATTTTTTAAATTCCTTTTGAAAAGTTATTTTTTGAAAAAGAGAAATGATTATATTATAAAGCTATTTGTTCATAAGATCTAAAAGAACTTTCTCATACCGATCAAGAATAATATTTTTAGAAAATCTCGATTTAATAGAATTTTTAATAGCTTCTTTATCATAAGACTGATGAAGAACACTCATGACCTTCTGAGAGAAATCTTCGTGATTATTAATATCTGAAACTTCTCCGTTAATCTGATGTTGTATAATCTCATTAATTCCTCCCGGGCAGTTATTAGCTAAAGCATAAGTTCCACAAGCTCCGGCTTCCAATAATACATTAGGAAATCCTTCGTACCTCGAAGAAAGAATAAATAGGTCTGCATATTTTAAATATTGATAGGGATTTTCCTGCCTTCCATGAAAAATGACATGCTTTAATCCGAGAAGATCTTTCATCTGATGCAAGACTTCACGGTCTTTCCCATCTCCCAGGATATGAAGAAGAATATTTTCATTTTTAAGCCTTGAAAAAACTTTCAATAAATTATCAAATCCTTTTCTCGATGAAAGATTGCCTATCGCCACTACATTTTTGTAATTGTATTTAAAGCATTCCGGTTTTTTTGAAATCGACAATTTCTGATCGATAAAATCAAAATCTACAGGATTATTTATTTTAATGATTTTGTTGGATTTTATTTTAAAATTTTTCACCAGATCCTTCATCATATCATCACTTTGAGCGATAATTCTCTGGTAATTATTATAAAAATTATAAAAGAATTTAATTTCCTTTCGGGTAACATGTTCACTCACCACATTGGTTTCTCTGGCAATGAATTTTGTTCTTGGAAAGAGTTTTATGAATAAAGATAAATAAGCATTTACTTCCCCGAATCCTGAAAATACAATATCCGGTTTTCTCCGATAAATTTCTGATAAAATAGGTTTTAATGAATGTCTTATTCTTTCTGTATTAACATCAATAATTTCAATATCTTTTTCAAGAAACTCAAGATACCCGCCTTCTTTACGTAACAGCAAAATCTTGGGTTCAAAACGATCCCTGGAAAGATGATTTGCAATGGTGGTAATTATTCTTTCTGCGCCTCCGGTTTCTAAATCTGGCAGAATAAATATGACAGATATTTTTTTCATCAGTTAAAGTTACTAAAAAGTTTAATTACAACTCAAATATTCCATTCATCATTACGAATAATGACAAACTGATTACTGTATAAATAACAAGTTTAGAGTTTAAAAATAATTTTCAAAGAAAAAACCAGAACCAGGAATTGAATCTAATTTAGATTTAATTTCCGGATGAGCCGAAATCCATTTCTGTAATTCTGAATTACTTTTTATACTATCATTTACAGGAATGCTAACATAGATAGCATTATTATGAATATCTGTTTTTAAATACAATACTAAAAATCTTTTACCTATATTTTGGGGAGCTTGAGAAAAAGATAAGTTTCCATCACTTCGTCCTTTATATTCTTGATTGCCAATCTTAAATAAATATAAATTGTAATAACCTGTTGCTCTTCCATATTCTTTGATTCCATATATTTTCCCTATTGCATATTCCCCATTTCTTTTATAATTTTTTTTGAAACCCTGTCTTACAAAATAATCATAGCAAAAGATACCTATTATGAAAAAAAAACAAAAGTACAAGATAGTTTTTCTTTAAAAATTCCATTCAATATAAATTATTATCCTTCAACTAAACTACAATAAAAAAGCTCTTCAGATGAAGAGCTTTTTTGTTTTTTATGTTGATCCTTAATTAGCAACGTCGCTAATGAATTTTATCCTTAACATTCTAACCTCTTCATCAGAAAGTTCATCTCCAAATTCATCCAGCAGCACTTTCATACTATCACTTTCAGAATCATTCATGAATTCCATGAAACCGTCTACAATATCTTCATCAAAATTATCCTCTACATAATAATCAATGTTCAATTTTGTTCCCTGATAAACAATACTTTCCATTTCCTTCAACAATTCATTCATTGTTAAGTTCTTGGCTCTGGCGATATCTTCAAGGTCAATTTTTTTATCGGTACTCTGAATAATGAACACTTTATGGCTGGATTTATTGGCAACCTGTTTTAGAACCATATCCTGAGTACGTTCGATATTATTATCTTCTACGTAGGTCTTTATATAATCAGCAAACTCCTTTCCATATTTCTTTGCTTTTCCTTCTCCTACCCCATAAATTTTAGCTATTTCTTCTACAGTGATAGGATACTGAACAGTCATGTCCTCCAAACTTGGATCCATGAATACCGTATAAGGAGGGATTTCGTATTTCTTGGCAACTTTCTTTCTCAATTCCTTTAAAAGCCCATATAAATTCTGATCCATCGTTCCCCCAGCTTCCATCTGAACCTGATCGCTTTCAGCCTTTGCTTGGGTCAAGTCAAATTCCCTGTCTTCAGCAATTAAAAAAGAATGTTCTAATTTATTATCCAGAACCTGTAATCCCTTTTCAGAAATTTTTAAAACACCATAAGTCTCAATATCTTTCTGTAAGAAATTTTGTACCGTTGCCTGTCTTAAAATGGTTTTCCAATAATTATCATTTTCCTCTTTTCCAAAACCAAAATAAGAAGTTTGTTCTAATTTATAAGATTTAGTTACTGCATTTTCTTTTCCTGCAATGACAGAGATCAAATCTTTAGATTTAAATTTCTCTCCCGTTTCTTTAATCAGCTCAAGGGCTTTTTTCAAATCTTTTGTGGCATCTTTTAACTTTGGTGGATTTGAAGCATTATCACACATTTTGGCACCTTCTCCTGAAACAGGATCAAAGATTTCACCAAAATAATAGAGAATATATTGTCTTCTACTCATTGAAGTTTCGGCGTAACCCACCACCTCATTTAAAAGCTGCAAACCTATTTCTCTTTCAGAAACAGGTTTTTGAGCAAGAAATTTTTCTAATTTCTCAATATCTTTAGGATCGTAAAATGCCAAACAGTGGCCTTCGCCTCCATCACGTCCTGCACGCCCCGTTTCCTGATAATAACTTTCCAAAGATTTAGGAAAATCATAATGAATAACAAAACGCACATCGGGTTTATCAATTCCCATTCCGAATGCAATCGTAGCAACAATAACATCGGCATCTTCCATAAGGAATTTATCCTGATTGGCCACTCTAACTTTTTGGTCTAAACCTGCATGATACGGTAATGCATTGATCCCATTTACCTGCAATAGTTGAGCAAATTCCTCTACTTTTCTACGACTCAGGCAATATATAATTCCTGATTTACCTTTATGTTGATTGATAAATTTAACGATCTCCCGATCGACATTAACCTTCGGACGAACTTCATAATATAAATTCGCACGGTTAAAGCTTTCTTTAAATACCAATGCATTTGCCATTCCCAAAGTCTTCTGAATGTCATCCTGAACTTTAGGGGTAGCAGTGGCTGTAAGAGCAATTACAGGGACATCTGCAATTTTATCGATAATATTTTTTAAATTTCTGTATTCTGGTCTGAAATCGTGCCCCCACTCTGAAATACAGTGCGCTTCATCAATAGCAAAGAAAGAAATTTTAACTTCCTTAAGGAAATCCAGATAATCTTCTTTAATTAATGATTCAGGAGCTACATATAATAATTTTGTTTTACCTATTTTAATATCATCAAAGACCTGTTTGGTCTGGGTTTTATTTAATGATGAATTTAAAACATGTGCTACCCCATCTTCAGATGAAAGACCATTTACTGCGTCTACCTGATTTTTCATTAATGCTATTAAGGGAGAAACTACTATTGCCGTTCCCTCGGAAATGAGTGCCGGAAGTTGGTAACATAATGACTTACCTCCTCCTGTCGGCATCAAAACAAATATATCCTTCCCTTCTAACAGGTTTTCTATGATTTGTTCTTGTTGACCTTTAAAAGTAGAAAACCCGAAATACTTTTTCAATTCGCCTGATAAATTGGCTTTTTTTGCGCTCATCTAATTTTCTATTGCTAAATTTGCATCTAATCCAAAGTTATAAAATTTTTGCTTATAATAAAAGCGAACGAATTTATAAAAAATAAAATTTATATTAAATATTCTTTTTAAAGTATAAATTTATATCGGGAGAATTTTGTATACAAACTGTAAAGGTAAAAATGGAAAGAGATAATATTATTTCAATAGCAAAAAGTACATTAGAAATAGAGATTTCAGAACTTGAAAAATTAAAGAACAGAATAGGCGATGAATTTGCAAAAGCAGTAGAGATTATTCACTCAGCTCAGGGAAAATTAATCGTCGTAGGAATCGGAAAATCTGCCCATGTCGGAAATAAGATCGTAGCCACCCTCAACTCCACAGGAACTCCTTCACAGTTTCTGCATGCTTCGGAAGCCATTCATGGAGATCTTGGAGTTATCCAGAAACAAGATGTCGTTTTATGTATTTCAAATTCAGGAAATTCCCCCGAAATTGCCACTCTAGTTCCATTTTTAAAAGATTATTCTTCTGCACTGATCGGAATGACAGGTAATAAGAACAGTAAACTGGCAGAATTCTCGGAAATAATATTGGATACTCATGTCGATCTGGAAGCTTGTCCCAACAAATTGGCGCCGACAAGTTCTACAACCATACAAATGGCGCTTGGAGATGCATTAGCAATCTGTTTAATGGAACTTAATAATTTCAGAGAAAACGATTTTGCAAAGTTCCATCCTGGCGGAAGCTTAGGGAAAAATTTAACCGCAAGGGTTGAACAGTTTCTTTCTTCACAAAAGCCACAGGTTACTGAAGACTCAACCGTAAGAGATGTTATTATTTCAATCAGTGCTTCCAGTCATGGAATCACGGTAGTGACCAATGAAGAAAAAATCATTGGAGTAATTACAGATGGGGATTTAAGAAGAATGCTCCTGAAAGGCGAAGACGTTACTAAAGTTTTAGCAAAAGACATTATGTCTGCAAACCCTAAAACCATTGAAAAAAGCGTATTAGCAAAAGAAGCCATGAAAGTTTTAAAGGAAAATAACATCGGTCAGCTTATCGTAACAGAAAATGGTAAATATTTTGGAATTATAGACCTTCACAAGCTGCTTGACGAGGGAATTATCTAGTCTGACCCACCATTATTGATCTCAATAATCTGAAATATACCACCGGCCAGTTTGCACATGTAAGCTGGTCGGTTTATTTTTTTAGAAAAAGTACAGCAGAGATTTTCCACAATGGGGAGCATATATCATCTTAAAAAATGCTATCTTGTTTACAAAACTCAAGATTTATTAATTTAAAACAAAAAGACAATGAAGAAAAAAGCATTAATCGTCGTAACAAGTGTAGAGAAATACCCCAATATGGATAGGGCCACAGGTCTTTGGCTGGGGGAAGCTGTTCATTTTTATGAAAAATTGCATGAAAAAGGATATGAAATTGATTTTGTAAGTCCCAGAGGCGGATATACACCGCTCGATCCCGTTTCTTTACAAATGTCTGTACAACCCATTGACTGGAAATATTATGCAGATGGAGCGTTCAGAAAAAAATTAGCTAATACCTTGCAGCCAAAGGATGTCATACCCGAGGATTATGATGTGATCTATTATGCGGGAGGACACGGTGTTGTTTGGGATTTCCCTGAAAATAAAGAGTTACAGGAAATTTCCCGTAAAATATATGAGAATGGAGGTATTGTTTCTTCTGTCTGCCATGGAGCAGTAGGCCTGTTTAATATCAGATTATCGGATGGTGAATTACTGATTAAAGGAAAAACCCTGACAGGATTTTCAAACTCCGAGGAAGTTGCAGCAGAATTGGCCGACCATATGCCTTATCTCACAGAAGATGTCCTGAAAAGCAAAGGAGCTAATTATGTAAAAGCAGATCAGGACTTTACTTCTTTTGCAGTGGCAGACGGCAGGTTGGTGACCGGACAAAACCCTCAATCAGGAGGTGCTGTGGGCCAGAAAGTATTGGAAATATTAGAAAAATAGATTCTAAAAGAAAATATAAATAGTACCGGTTACTTTAACCGGTACTATTACAATGCATTCATCATCTTAAAACTTCCTTAAAATCCAGATTAATAATTATAATTACTAATTATAATTTCATAGTTTTGCACACTTATAAAGTCTTATCTTCGTAAGATCTTAATATTCTAGATAGATTCTATTATAATGGAAGAAAAAAACGAAATGTCCTTTCTTGGGCACATTGGAGAATTAAGAGGTCATCTTGTTCGTTCGATTATCGCTATTATCATTGCCGCTCTTATCATCGGCTTTAATATCAATTGGATCATGGATCATATCTTTTTTGGACCTACAAGAAATGATTTCCCCACTTTCAAAGTTGTCAATCATTTTTCAAGAATGATACTGGGAGATGACAGTATTCATCTTCCAAAAGAATTCCCTGTACGTGTTCAGAGGCTTTATCAACAGTTCAATGTAATGATGGCTGTTTCCATTTTCGGAGGTATCGTTTTAGCTTTTCCTTATATTGTTTGGGAATTATGGCGTTTTATCAGTCCTGCATTGCATCCTAATGAGAGAAAAAATTCAATTTTCATCATTAATGCGGTTTGGATCCTGTTTATGACGGGAGTTTTATCAGGATATTTTTTAATTTTGCCCTTCGCTGTTAACTTTGGGGTTATCTTTAAAATCTCGGATATTATCATCCCCCTCTATGATTTAAGCGATTATACTACATTATTTTTACAGGTTGTATTAGGTATGGGAGTAGTTTTTCTTTTCCCTATTCTTATCTATTTCCTGACTACGATCGGAATACTGAATCCAAAATTCATGAAGACCTATCGCAGACATGCCATTGTTCTTATCATGGTAGTAGCTGCAATTATTACTCCTGCGGATGTTTTAAGTATGATCATGGCAGCTTTACCACTGCTTCTATTGTATGAATTCAGTATTATCATGTGTTCTTATGTATATAAAAAGGTACAGAAACGTGAAGGAAATCTTCCAGCTGTTCAGAAATAATTAATAAAAAGCGAAATAGCGAAAAGACAAAATTGCAAAAGGGCTATTATCCATTAACAATATTCCCGTGGAACAATTCTACGGGATTTTTTATGCTGTCTTGTTTTGAAATAATCATCTTATTAGAAAATATTTTTTGGAGCTTGATCCCGCTTTTTGTTACAATCTTTTTTTTCAAAAAAGGATTTCCACTTCAATCGGGGCTATTATGAATGTCGTTCTATTGATATTGTAGTTAAATAACAATTTTACATCTTCTCATTAATAAATTTTCTATTTTTGATAGATTAATAATTTGATATCAAAATGAAAAAGCTTTCATATACACTTTTATTTGCATCTGCATTAGCATTTGGACAATTCTTCGAAAAGCCGGAAACTTTCACAAAACAGGATACTTTAAAGGGCTCCAATACTAAGTTTAGAAACTTTTGGGACGTTAAAAAGTATGAACTTTCCGTAGAGCCAAACTTTGAGCAAAAAAGCATCAAGGGAACGAATAAAATAAGCTTTGAAATTATCAAAGATGTCGTTAATCCAACTTTTCAGATTGATCTTCAAAAACCTATGAAAGCTGACAAGATAGAAGGCAGCTTACCCATTGCTGAATTCAAACAGGATGGGGATTTCATTTTTATAACGACCAATAAAAGTTTCAAAAAAGGTGAAAAATATACAATCGATATAACTTACTCGGGGAATCCTGTTATTGCTAAAAAAGCACCTTGGGATGGCGGCTGGGTTTTCACCAAAGATGAAAATGGCAATCCATGGATGAGTGTAGCTGATGAAGGAATCGGAGCCTCTATATGGCTTCCTACAAAAGATATCTGGAGCGATGAACCGGATAATGGGATCATTATGAAAATAATCACTCCTAACGACCTTGTAGGAGTTGGAAATGGAAAATTAATCGATAAAAAAACAGAAGGTGACAAGACAACATTCACCTGGGAGGTTAAAAATCCTATCAATGCCTATTCTATCATTCCCAATATTGGAAAATATGTCAATTTTAAAGATACTTTCAATGGAGAAAAAGGAAAACTGGATCTCGATTACTGGGTATTAGATTACAATTTAGAAAAAGCCAAAAAGCAATTCCAACAGGTAAAACCAATGCTATCAGCATTTGAATATTGGTTTGGCCCTTATCCTTTTTATGAAGATTCCTACAAATTGGTAGATTCTCCTTATTTAGGAATGGAACATCAAAGTAATGTTGCCTATGGTAACAAATATATGAATGGATATCTGGGACGGGATTTATCTGGAACCGGAGTTGGACTGAAATGGGATTTTATTATTATTCATGAAAGCGGACACGAATGGTTTGCCAATAATATTACCGCAAAAGATCAGGCTGATATGTGGATCCACGAAAGCTTTACAAACTATTCCGAGGTTCTTTTCACGGAAAAATACTTGGATAAAAAATCTGCAGATATCTATGCAATCGGAATTCGAAACATAATAAGTAATGATGTTCCGATTATCGGTAAATATGGTGTAAGAAATGAAGGCAGTGGAGATATGTATCCTAAAGGAGCAAATATGATTCACACCATCCGACAGGTCATTAATAATGATGATAAGTTCAGACAAATCTTAAGAGGATTAAATAAAGAATTCTATCATCAGACGGTTACCACCCAACAAATTGAAAATTATATTAACTCTAAATCAGGAATCGATTTTTCATCTGTATTTAATCAGTACCTAAGAACGATTAAGGTTCCGACGTTGG is a window from the Chryseobacterium sp. T16E-39 genome containing:
- a CDS encoding DUF4476 domain-containing protein; translation: MKNIFIGLMLFGGVYSFAQEAGKAGELLKNEASKTEMQSSRTNGFENKTNTQNNSGFRNQNNKNSGFRNPDYQWNQNYGYAEVFLRIPEQGYFTVELGDQTIANGSGKYRFFDLRSGRIPIAIYDQGYLIYRTTLVVRNNNRLVLDFFTNYGLYLLDSYPVKSQSYGFNDWNDIWNDPYGNHGNDWDNLGVGNNFNVMNASTFSQFFDMLKKNASFDEDKLSFINQQSRTTSFTSQQIGSLVKSLSFDKNKLNLAKSLYSKCADREKYFIVYDAFDFDSSKRELMDFISKSK
- the lpdA gene encoding dihydrolipoyl dehydrogenase, coding for MSQFDVTVIGSGPGGYVAAIRAAQLGFKTAIIEKYSTLGGTCLNVGCIPSKALLDSSEHFENAKHNFAGHGIIINDPQVDIARIIERKNEVVKQNTDGINYLMSKNKITVFEGVGSFESATQIKISKKDGSSESIESKYTIIATGSKPSSLPFISLDKERVITSTEALNLKEIPKHLVVIGGGVIGLELGSVYLRLGAQVTVVEFMDKIIPGMDGALSKELLKVLKKQGMKFMLSTAVSAVERNGDSVKITAKDKKGEEVVVEGDYCLVSVGRKPYTDGLGLEKAGVELDERGRVKVNDHLQTNVANIYAIGDVIKGAMLAHKAEEEGVFVAETLAGQKPHINYNLIPGVVYTWPEVSGVGKTEEQLKEEGVAIKVGSFPMRALGRSRASGDIDGLVKIIADEKTDEILGMHIIGARAADLIAEGVIAMEFRASAEDVARSSHAHPTYAEAIKEAALDATGKRPIHM
- a CDS encoding cupin domain-containing protein, translating into MKDLIKTIGILILLLNSAVLTAQQNQITRKELLNTSLDQKVGSVQMQEITMNVGQNAPKHLHPCPVLGIIKSGEAIFQIEGQEKTVLHEGDTFYEPKNKTILHFDNGSKEKALIFTAIYLKEGNEENIQFLKK
- a CDS encoding glycosyltransferase — translated: MKKISVIFILPDLETGGAERIITTIANHLSRDRFEPKILLLRKEGGYLEFLEKDIEIIDVNTERIRHSLKPILSEIYRRKPDIVFSGFGEVNAYLSLFIKLFPRTKFIARETNVVSEHVTRKEIKFFYNFYNNYQRIIAQSDDMMKDLVKNFKIKSNKIIKINNPVDFDFIDQKLSISKKPECFKYNYKNVVAIGNLSSRKGFDNLLKVFSRLKNENILLHILGDGKDREVLHQMKDLLGLKHVIFHGRQENPYQYLKYADLFILSSRYEGFPNVLLEAGACGTYALANNCPGGINEIIQHQINGEVSDINNHEDFSQKVMSVLHQSYDKEAIKNSIKSRFSKNIILDRYEKVLLDLMNK
- the recQ gene encoding DNA helicase RecQ; its protein translation is MSAKKANLSGELKKYFGFSTFKGQQEQIIENLLEGKDIFVLMPTGGGKSLCYQLPALISEGTAIVVSPLIALMKNQVDAVNGLSSEDGVAHVLNSSLNKTQTKQVFDDIKIGKTKLLYVAPESLIKEDYLDFLKEVKISFFAIDEAHCISEWGHDFRPEYRNLKNIIDKIADVPVIALTATATPKVQDDIQKTLGMANALVFKESFNRANLYYEVRPKVNVDREIVKFINQHKGKSGIIYCLSRRKVEEFAQLLQVNGINALPYHAGLDQKVRVANQDKFLMEDADVIVATIAFGMGIDKPDVRFVIHYDFPKSLESYYQETGRAGRDGGEGHCLAFYDPKDIEKLEKFLAQKPVSEREIGLQLLNEVVGYAETSMSRRQYILYYFGEIFDPVSGEGAKMCDNASNPPKLKDATKDLKKALELIKETGEKFKSKDLISVIAGKENAVTKSYKLEQTSYFGFGKEENDNYWKTILRQATVQNFLQKDIETYGVLKISEKGLQVLDNKLEHSFLIAEDREFDLTQAKAESDQVQMEAGGTMDQNLYGLLKELRKKVAKKYEIPPYTVFMDPSLEDMTVQYPITVEEIAKIYGVGEGKAKKYGKEFADYIKTYVEDNNIERTQDMVLKQVANKSSHKVFIIQSTDKKIDLEDIARAKNLTMNELLKEMESIVYQGTKLNIDYYVEDNFDEDIVDGFMEFMNDSESDSMKVLLDEFGDELSDEEVRMLRIKFISDVAN
- a CDS encoding SIS domain-containing protein is translated as MERDNIISIAKSTLEIEISELEKLKNRIGDEFAKAVEIIHSAQGKLIVVGIGKSAHVGNKIVATLNSTGTPSQFLHASEAIHGDLGVIQKQDVVLCISNSGNSPEIATLVPFLKDYSSALIGMTGNKNSKLAEFSEIILDTHVDLEACPNKLAPTSSTTIQMALGDALAICLMELNNFRENDFAKFHPGGSLGKNLTARVEQFLSSQKPQVTEDSTVRDVIISISASSHGITVVTNEEKIIGVITDGDLRRMLLKGEDVTKVLAKDIMSANPKTIEKSVLAKEAMKVLKENNIGQLIVTENGKYFGIIDLHKLLDEGII
- a CDS encoding type 1 glutamine amidotransferase domain-containing protein; the encoded protein is MKKKALIVVTSVEKYPNMDRATGLWLGEAVHFYEKLHEKGYEIDFVSPRGGYTPLDPVSLQMSVQPIDWKYYADGAFRKKLANTLQPKDVIPEDYDVIYYAGGHGVVWDFPENKELQEISRKIYENGGIVSSVCHGAVGLFNIRLSDGELLIKGKTLTGFSNSEEVAAELADHMPYLTEDVLKSKGANYVKADQDFTSFAVADGRLVTGQNPQSGGAVGQKVLEILEK